From one Flavobacterium kingsejongi genomic stretch:
- a CDS encoding OmpA family protein → MIRFFTFLFLLSFGCLHAQEQVVHSVYFEFDKFNLDAKQAESVVGFIKATDSTRIESISIYGYCDDRGKDAYNFKLSNNRATTIQNKLIENGIKNKIIVTIEGKGRVLIDDDIVENLPEVRSKNRRVDVVINFKELPKEVIVEGNGIYNTLSKDLKVGDRIFLNDLLFARGSSKLTITTKNELDKVARLLHKYKNYEFEIQGHVCCTPPYQREAIDMDTKKRQLSSNRAENVYKYFILKRIAKNRMKFKGYGTTQPLGKESEYDRRVELVITKI, encoded by the coding sequence ATGATACGCTTTTTTACTTTCCTTTTCTTACTTTCTTTTGGCTGTTTGCACGCCCAGGAGCAGGTAGTACATTCCGTATATTTCGAATTTGACAAATTCAACCTGGATGCCAAACAGGCTGAAAGTGTTGTGGGTTTTATCAAAGCCACAGATTCGACCCGTATCGAATCCATCAGTATTTACGGCTATTGCGATGATCGTGGAAAGGATGCTTACAATTTCAAGTTGTCAAATAATCGCGCTACTACCATTCAAAATAAGCTTATCGAAAACGGCATTAAAAATAAAATCATCGTTACTATCGAAGGTAAAGGCCGTGTGCTCATTGATGATGATATTGTCGAAAACCTTCCGGAAGTACGTTCCAAAAACCGTCGGGTAGATGTTGTAATCAACTTCAAGGAACTGCCTAAAGAAGTGATTGTAGAAGGCAATGGAATTTACAATACCCTGAGCAAGGACCTCAAAGTGGGCGACCGCATTTTCCTGAATGACCTCCTTTTTGCACGGGGCAGCAGCAAACTGACCATCACGACTAAAAATGAACTGGATAAAGTCGCCCGGTTGCTGCACAAGTATAAAAATTATGAATTTGAAATTCAGGGCCATGTATGCTGTACCCCTCCTTATCAAAGGGAAGCCATCGATATGGATACCAAAAAAAGACAACTTTCTTCCAACCGTGCCGAAAATGTCTATAAATATTTTATCCTGAAAAGAATCGCCAAAAACCGTATGAAGTTCAAAGGCTATGGCACCACGCAACCCTTAGGAAAAGAAAGCGAATACGACCGAAGGGTCGAACTGGTAATTACCAAAATATAA